The Amycolatopsis sp. DG1A-15b genome contains the following window.
GCCCAGATCTCGTCGGTGCGCGCGAGGATTCCCAGGTCGGTGCGCCCACCGCCGCCCGCGCACCCCTGGATCCGCAGGTCCGGGTGGTCGGCGCGCAGCCGGTCGAGGATCGTGTACACCGCCCGCACGTGGCCGACCCACAGCCGCTGCGCGTCCGGACCGGCTTCGGGCCAGCCCGCCTCGGTGAACGCGCGGTTCATGTCCCACTTGAGGTAGTCGATGCCGTGCTCGCCGACCAGACCGTCGAGCCACTTGTGGGCCCAGTCCGCGACCTCCGGCTGCGCGAAGTTCAGCACGAGCTGGTTGCGCAACGTCGTCCGGGAGCGGTTGGCCATGTGCAGCACCCAGTCCGGGTGCGCGCGGTAGAGGTCGCTGTCCGGGTTGACCATCTCCGGCTCGACCCACAGCCCGAACCGCATCCCGTGCGCGTGGACCGCCTCGACCAGCGGCCCCAGCCCGGCCGGGAAGCGCCGTTCGTTGGCGATCCAGTCGCCGAGCCCGGCCGAGTCGCCGGTGCGGGCGCCGAACCAGCCGTCGTCCATGACGAACAGTTCCGCCCCCAGGCGCGCGGCCGCCGCGGCCAGCTCGGTTTCGGTCTGTTCGTCGACGTCCCAGCCGGTCGCCTCCCAGGAGTTGTAGACGACCGGCCGCAGCTCGCCCGGGTGCGGCTGGACGAACTCGCGGACGTAGGAGTGCCAGCGCCGGCTGGTGCCGCCGAAGCCGTCGGCCGCGTAGAGCCCGGCGAACACCGGCGTCTCCCAGGTCTCGCCGGGCTGCAGCCGCCAGGCGACGTGCTCGTGCCCGAAGCCGCCGGTCCACGTGACGCGGCCGGTGTGCGTGCGCTCCACGGTGATCCGCCAGCTCCCGCTCCACGCCAGCGCGCTGCTCCACACCTCGCCGGCGGTCTCGGTCGCGTCGCCCGCGTCGAGCATCACCCACGGGTTGACCTGGTGGCTGGAGGCGCCGCGACGGCTGGTGAGCGTGGTCTCGCCGACCGGCAGTGGGTCCCGCAGCACGCCGTATTCGGCGCTCCACGCGCCGGACGTCCGGCTCAGCCGCGCGCCGTCGCGCCGGGGGAGCGTCCACGACGCGGAATCCGTGCGCAGCAACGCAATGGGCGCCTCCGGACCGGTGTGCCGCAGCGACGTCCAGCGCTCGACGACGTCGCCGCGGACGCGGTAGTGCAGGGACAGCTCCAGCGGGTAGTGCCGGTCGGTGAGCCGCACGGCGAGCGTGTCGTCTTCGAGCGCGAAGCCGTCGTAGCGCCACTCGAGCGCCGAAGTGCCGTCGGCGTACCGGACGGCCAGTGCCGCGACGCCGAAGAACGCGCCGCCCTCGGCCGGGAGCTCCTGCCGCTCGTCGCCCGGCTCGTCGAAGCTGCTGTCGGCCGGGTTGCGGCGCGCGGCAACCTGCGTGGCCTGGGCCAGCGTCAGCGGCGGGCCCCAGTGGACGTGCCGCGGGCGGTCGTCGGCGTCCAGCCGGAAGGCGTACGAGCTCTCGGGGGTGTGCAGCAGCCAGAGCCGGTGCGCGGGGTCGTGTTCGACGAGCGACATGCCCGACAGCGTAGAGCTGACCAGTGCAGAAATAAATTCTTGACGAAGTTAATTAATGTTGCCTACCCTTCCGGCCATGCCTCGCAGTGCACCGGCAAGGGCGCCGATCACCAGCCCCGCGGCCGCGACCGTGTTCACCACGGTCCTGACCGAAGGGCCGGTTTCGCGCGTCGACGTCGCCCGCCGCACGGGGCTCTCCTCGGCTGCGGTCACCAAGGCCGCCCGGCCATTCATCGAAGCCGGCTACCTCGAAGAACTCGCCTCCGGCGGCCGCACCGCGCCCGGTGCCGGCCGCCCGGCGAACCCCCTCTCGATCCGCCCGGACCGCGAGTACTTCGTCGGGGTCAAGATCACCGGCGACGACCTGATCGGCGTGGTCACCGACCTGCGCGCCGACGTCCGGGCCAGCGCCCGCCACGCCCTGGCCGGCCACGACGTCGGCCACGTCGTGCAGGCGCTGGCCGACCTCGTCGGCGAGCTGCTGACCGGCGATCTCCGCGAGCGCGCCTACTGCCTGGGTGTCGCGGTGTCCGGCGACGTCGACCGAGCGTCCGGCGTCGTCCGGTACTCCCCGTTCCTCGGCTGGCGGGATGTTCCCCTGGCTTCACTCCTTGAAGCGGCCACGGGGCTCGCGGTGACTTTGGAAAACGACGTCAAGGCCCTCGCCGTCGCCGA
Protein-coding sequences here:
- a CDS encoding ROK family protein yields the protein MPRSAPARAPITSPAAATVFTTVLTEGPVSRVDVARRTGLSSAAVTKAARPFIEAGYLEELASGGRTAPGAGRPANPLSIRPDREYFVGVKITGDDLIGVVTDLRADVRASARHALAGHDVGHVVQALADLVGELLTGDLRERAYCLGVAVSGDVDRASGVVRYSPFLGWRDVPLASLLEAATGLAVTLENDVKALAVAEQWFGEGVGASSFALVTVGTGIGSALVVNGGLVRGAHGVAGEIGHVPVADGGPPCHCGGQGCVEAIASTEAILTRARQVTGESALSMDDAVTRARGGDEPLREVFAAAGHAIGLGLAALVNLFGPERVVVSGEGVATYDLFEEQIRRTFAVQAFASAARCGLVIRPLPFEEWARGAAAVAVQSLFVSDSV
- a CDS encoding alpha-galactosidase, which encodes MSLVEHDPAHRLWLLHTPESSYAFRLDADDRPRHVHWGPPLTLAQATQVAARRNPADSSFDEPGDERQELPAEGGAFFGVAALAVRYADGTSALEWRYDGFALEDDTLAVRLTDRHYPLELSLHYRVRGDVVERWTSLRHTGPEAPIALLRTDSASWTLPRRDGARLSRTSGAWSAEYGVLRDPLPVGETTLTSRRGASSHQVNPWVMLDAGDATETAGEVWSSALAWSGSWRITVERTHTGRVTWTGGFGHEHVAWRLQPGETWETPVFAGLYAADGFGGTSRRWHSYVREFVQPHPGELRPVVYNSWEATGWDVDEQTETELAAAAARLGAELFVMDDGWFGARTGDSAGLGDWIANERRFPAGLGPLVEAVHAHGMRFGLWVEPEMVNPDSDLYRAHPDWVLHMANRSRTTLRNQLVLNFAQPEVADWAHKWLDGLVGEHGIDYLKWDMNRAFTEAGWPEAGPDAQRLWVGHVRAVYTILDRLRADHPDLRIQGCAGGGGRTDLGILARTDEIWASDNTDAADRITIQHGYGQLYPAGTMSAWVTDSPNPATKREAPLSFRFHVAMAGVLGLGGDLPRWTPDELAEAASLVALYKEIRPVVQHGTLYRLADPAVSALTAVQYVLGDEVVLFFWRRPTEFARPFTPPRPAGLDPAGRYRDQDGVVHHGAVLLSHGLDVDLPGSGYASAVVRLTRVG